One stretch of Longimicrobiaceae bacterium DNA includes these proteins:
- a CDS encoding tail fiber protein, producing MPEPYVGEIRMFAGNFAPNGWMFCEGAPLPISENDVLFQLIGTTYGGDGQETFNLPNLASRVPIHMGTGPGGTTYQIGELAGTEQETLTIQQIPNHTHPLTASSAAGSDPSPANKVLATTSGGISLYYEGAVDGNANAAAIGPAGGSQPHENTQPFLCINFIISLFGVFPSQT from the coding sequence ATGCCAGAGCCTTACGTGGGGGAGATCCGGATGTTCGCCGGAAACTTCGCCCCCAACGGGTGGATGTTCTGTGAGGGCGCGCCGCTCCCGATCTCGGAGAACGACGTGCTGTTCCAGCTGATCGGCACGACGTACGGGGGAGACGGGCAGGAGACCTTCAACCTGCCGAACCTGGCGAGCCGCGTGCCGATCCACATGGGTACCGGGCCCGGGGGGACGACGTACCAGATCGGCGAGCTGGCGGGCACGGAGCAGGAGACGCTGACGATCCAGCAGATTCCCAACCACACGCACCCGCTCACGGCGTCGAGCGCCGCGGGCAGCGACCCCTCGCCCGCGAACAAGGTGCTCGCGACAACCTCGGGCGGAATCTCGCTCTACTACGAGGGCGCGGTGGACGGGAACGCGAACGCCGCCGCGATTGGGCCCGCGGGCGGGAGCCAGCCGCACGAGAACACGCAGCCGTTCCTCTGCATCAACTTCATCATCTCCCTGTTCGGGGTCTTCCCGAGCCAAACCTGA
- a CDS encoding tail fiber protein has product MSDQFVAEIRIFPFNFPPTGWAFCDGQLMPISQNTALFSLLGTVYGGDGKSTFALPDLQGSAPMQPGQGQGLSLRDLGEMSGVESITLLVSEIPLHTHTLRADTFDPSDLGAPAPNRVLAQSSGVFAYQPSTAALTPMAFQALPPAGGGLPHNNMQPYLTLNFCIALQGIFPQRP; this is encoded by the coding sequence ATGTCAGACCAGTTTGTCGCGGAGATCCGCATCTTCCCGTTCAACTTCCCGCCCACCGGGTGGGCGTTCTGCGACGGGCAGCTGATGCCGATCTCCCAGAACACCGCGCTCTTCTCTCTCCTGGGCACCGTCTACGGCGGCGACGGGAAGTCGACGTTCGCGCTGCCGGACCTCCAGGGCAGCGCGCCGATGCAGCCCGGCCAGGGACAGGGGCTGTCGCTCCGTGACCTGGGCGAGATGAGCGGCGTGGAGAGCATCACGCTGCTCGTCTCGGAGATCCCGCTTCACACGCACACGCTGAGGGCCGACACGTTCGACCCGTCCGACCTGGGCGCGCCGGCACCGAACCGGGTGCTTGCCCAGTCGTCAGGTGTGTTCGCGTACCAGCCTTCGACTGCCGCGCTGACGCCGATGGCGTTCCAGGCGTTGCCCCCCGCGGGCGGCGGGCTGCCCCACAACAACATGCAGCCGTACCTGACGCTGAACTTCTGCATCGCGCTGCAGGGCATCTTCCCGCAGCGTCCGTAG
- a CDS encoding GNAT family N-acetyltransferase, translating into MTDTVLNRTVALRPATDDDLPFLFSLYASTREQELAQLTWSGEQKEAFLRNQFESQHTWWHEQYEDTSYDVVLVDGEPAGRLYVGRWKETVRVVDIALMPEHRGSGIGTRLFRELFDEGDAAGKPVSIHVEIFNPARALYERLGFVVKEDKGVYLLMERPVPATA; encoded by the coding sequence ATGACGGACACAGTCCTGAACCGCACGGTCGCGCTGCGCCCGGCAACGGACGACGACCTCCCGTTCCTCTTCTCGCTCTACGCCAGCACGCGCGAACAGGAACTGGCCCAGCTCACCTGGAGCGGCGAGCAGAAGGAGGCTTTCCTCCGCAACCAGTTCGAGTCCCAACACACCTGGTGGCACGAGCAGTACGAGGACACGTCGTACGACGTGGTGCTGGTGGACGGAGAGCCCGCCGGGCGGCTCTACGTGGGCCGCTGGAAGGAGACGGTACGCGTGGTGGACATCGCCCTCATGCCGGAGCACCGCGGGTCCGGGATCGGGACGCGGCTGTTCCGCGAGCTGTTCGACGAGGGCGACGCGGCGGGGAAGCCGGTGAGCATCCACGTAGAGATCTTCAATCCCGCGCGGGCGCTGTACGAGCGCCTGGGATTCGTGGTGAAGGAGGACAAGGGCGTGTATCTGCTGATGGAACGGCCGGTGCCCGCCACGGCGTAG
- a CDS encoding tail fiber protein yields MSEPFLSEIKIVSFNFPPKGWALCNGQLLPINQNQALFALLGTTYGGNGQTNFALPNLRGQVPIHMGNGHALGETAGSTSVTLNIQQLATHMHVLQASTNSASTTSDPTNAVLAPVNGGYGQPASLTTLSPTSVTSVGGSQPHNNMMPYLVLNFIIALQGIFPSQN; encoded by the coding sequence ATGTCCGAACCATTCCTGAGCGAGATCAAGATCGTCTCGTTCAACTTCCCACCGAAGGGATGGGCGCTCTGCAACGGGCAGCTGCTGCCCATCAACCAGAACCAGGCGCTCTTCGCCCTTCTGGGCACCACCTACGGCGGCAACGGCCAGACGAACTTCGCGCTGCCGAACCTGCGCGGCCAGGTTCCCATCCACATGGGCAACGGCCACGCGCTGGGCGAGACCGCGGGCTCCACCAGCGTCACGCTGAACATCCAGCAGCTGGCCACCCACATGCACGTGCTCCAGGCGTCCACGAACTCGGCGAGTACCACCTCCGACCCGACCAACGCGGTGCTCGCGCCGGTGAACGGCGGCTACGGGCAGCCGGCGAGCCTCACCACGTTGTCGCCTACCTCCGTCACGAGCGTGGGGGGAAGCCAGCCCCACAACAACATGATGCCGTACCTGGTGCTGAACTTCATCATCGCGCTCCAGGGTATCTTCCCCTCCCAGAACTGA